Below is a window of Leuconostoc gasicomitatum LMG 18811 DNA.
ACTTGAATTCCTAGGAACTGGCTCAGGCCAACCATCAAAATTTAGAAATGTTACTAGTATTGCATTGCGCTTACTTGATGAACGCAATGCGGTATGGCTTTTTGATGTTGGTGAAGCCACACAACATCAAATCTTAAAAACAACCATACGGCCACGTAAAGTTGAAAAAATATTTATATCACATTTACATGGTGACCATATTTTTGGGCTACCTGGTTTTTTGAGTTCCCGTTCTTTTCAAGGCGCTAATAAAAATGAACCACTAACAATTTATGGCCCAAAAGGGGTTAAAGAATTTGTGCAAACAGCCCTACGTGTTTCAGAAACACGTTTGTCATATCCTGTGGTCTATACTGAAATCGTTGAAGGTGTTATTTTTGAAGATAAAACATTTCGTGTAATCGCCGCAAAGATGCGACATCGTATTGAAACTTGGGGATATCGTGTTGAAGAAAAAGATCATCCAGGTGAATTACTTGTTGATAAGTTACGGCACGAAGGTGTCCCTTCAGGACCAATCTTTGGACAACTAAAGGCTGGGAAAAAAGTAATCTTACCAGACGGTCGTCGGTTGGATGGTCATGATTACATTGGTGAGGCCCAAAAAGGGCGCGTTGTGACGTTTATTTTAGATACTCGGCCCAATGATAATATTGGTATATTAGCTCACAATGCAGACGTACTTGTACATGAGAGTACCTATGGTGCTGGAGATGAGGAAGCAAAGTTAGCCAAATCTCATGCGCATTCAACGAGTGTTAATGCAGCTATGGCAGCGCATAATGCACAAGTCGATAAATTGGTGTTGACGCATTTATCAGCAAGATATATTGGTCCAATGGTCAAAACATTAATTACTGATGTGCGTCGTATTTTTCCAAATACAACCGTTGCTAGAGATTTTGATGTGATCGATATCCCGTTTAAAAAAGAGGTGTAAGGCTGATCTTACACATTAAAGAAGGTTACAATGAGTCAAAACAATTGGCATATATTACCACAGCCAACAGAAAAGACAGTACGTCAACTCACAACAAAACTAAATATTGATCCATTAACTGCAACCGTTGTCGCTCAAAAAGGATTTATAACCCCTGAAGCAGCCTATCAGTACTTGCAACCAAGTATTGATCAGTTACATGATCCGATGCTACTACATGACATGGATAAAGCATTTGAACGGCTTACTGAAGCAGCATTTGGTGGTGAAAAAATAGTTGTTTATGGCGATTATGATTTAGATGGCATGACAAGTACCGCAGTCATGGTTGAGGCGCTCGAAGTATTAGGTGCTGACGTAACTGCCTATATACCTAATCGTTTTAAAGATGGGTATGGTCCAAATATTGATGTTTATAAGCGTTTAATAGCTGAAGGCGCGCAAATTATTGTCACTGTTGATAATGGTGTGAGTGGTCATGAAGCAGTTGCTTACGCAATGAGTCAAGGTGTCGATGTGATTATTACTGACCACCATGAAATGCCGCCCACTTTACCTGAGGCCTATGCTATTGTGCACCCAAGACACCCAGACGGTCATTATCCATTCGATGACTTGTCAGGTGTTGGTGTGGCATTCAAGGTTGCACAAGCGCTTTTAACAGATGGTCAATCAATCACAGATAAAAGTGAATTACCAACAGAAATGTTGGATTTGGTGGCTTTAGGCGAAATTGCCGACATGGTGTCATTGACAGACGAAAATAGAACATTAGTGTCATGGGGGTTGAAACAAATAAATGACAATCCACGTCCAGGGTTAGTCGCATTACTTAAAAATGCTGGGCAAATGGTGAATCAACCCATTATTTCAGAAACGGTGTCATTCAAAATTGCACCACGTTTGAATGCCGTTGGTCGTTTAGGCGATGCTCAGTTAGCTCTTGATTTATTGCTAAGTCAAGATTCTGATGAGGCCACTGAAATTGCCTCACAAATTGAGGCAATCAATGCGCAACGTCAAGAATTTGTAGAAGAAGTGTTTGGCGCTGCCAAACAAATCGCGTTATCGGATAAACATGCTAACGATCAAGTGCTTGTTGTTGCAGGTGAAAACTGGCATCAAGGAATCCTAGGTATAGTGGCAAGTCGATTGGTTGAATTATTGCATAAACCAGTGATTGTGTTGAGTTTAATAGATGGCATCTACAAAGGCTCAGGTCGCACTTACAATAACTTTGATTTGTATCAATTGATGGGTCAATATCGTTCGTTTTATGATACATTTGGTGGTCACGCCAGTGCACTAGGGTTGGCAATATCTCCGGAAAACTTGTCTGCATTACGCGAACAACTAGCAGTGTTACCAACCCTTGATGTGCCTGAAATATCAGTAGCTGTTAATATGATGTTACCGGTATCTAAAATGGCAATACCCGTCTATGAAGGATTAACTTTATTAGAACCCTTTG
It encodes the following:
- the rnz gene encoding ribonuclease Z, which encodes MQLEFLGTGSGQPSKFRNVTSIALRLLDERNAVWLFDVGEATQHQILKTTIRPRKVEKIFISHLHGDHIFGLPGFLSSRSFQGANKNEPLTIYGPKGVKEFVQTALRVSETRLSYPVVYTEIVEGVIFEDKTFRVIAAKMRHRIETWGYRVEEKDHPGELLVDKLRHEGVPSGPIFGQLKAGKKVILPDGRRLDGHDYIGEAQKGRVVTFILDTRPNDNIGILAHNADVLVHESTYGAGDEEAKLAKSHAHSTSVNAAMAAHNAQVDKLVLTHLSARYIGPMVKTLITDVRRIFPNTTVARDFDVIDIPFKKEV
- the recJ gene encoding single-stranded-DNA-specific exonuclease RecJ; this translates as MSQNNWHILPQPTEKTVRQLTTKLNIDPLTATVVAQKGFITPEAAYQYLQPSIDQLHDPMLLHDMDKAFERLTEAAFGGEKIVVYGDYDLDGMTSTAVMVEALEVLGADVTAYIPNRFKDGYGPNIDVYKRLIAEGAQIIVTVDNGVSGHEAVAYAMSQGVDVIITDHHEMPPTLPEAYAIVHPRHPDGHYPFDDLSGVGVAFKVAQALLTDGQSITDKSELPTEMLDLVALGEIADMVSLTDENRTLVSWGLKQINDNPRPGLVALLKNAGQMVNQPIISETVSFKIAPRLNAVGRLGDAQLALDLLLSQDSDEATEIASQIEAINAQRQEFVEEVFGAAKQIALSDKHANDQVLVVAGENWHQGILGIVASRLVELLHKPVIVLSLIDGIYKGSGRTYNNFDLYQLMGQYRSFYDTFGGHASALGLAISPENLSALREQLAVLPTLDVPEISVAVNMMLPVSKMAIPVYEGLTLLEPFGTGNVQPTFGVQEPTIEKAVTMGSTNQHLKLTLANQIEAVGFNHPEWTTIVAHPANISFVATMGLNYFRGKKRLQLLLTDVSMPPIVENDAHKKFFGHVYKFIYAHQDLNFAQNLDKIAEQLNITKNDLNIMVQVFIELGFVKVIDGGFVKVIPNAPQKTLTTSKTYHKFLANR